In one Babylonia areolata isolate BAREFJ2019XMU chromosome 14, ASM4173473v1, whole genome shotgun sequence genomic region, the following are encoded:
- the LOC143289819 gene encoding cyclin-dependent kinase 9-like isoform X2, translated as MKKVLMDNEKEGFPITALREIKILQQLEHKNVVQLQEICHTQAGPYNRYKSTFYLIFEYCDYDLAGLLNHPRVKFSLADTKNIMDQLLNGLFFIHTHRILHRDMKAANILLTREGVLKLADFGLSRTCATGSKARRHTNRVVTLWYRPPELLLGERDYGPEIDMWGVGCIMAEMWMKKPLLQGRSEQHQLNLITELCGSLSEEVWPSVSKLELFGKMELPQGKSRKVKEKMFEVLKDKDGADLIDRLLSLDPSQRIDCDKALSHDFFWVNPLPSTSLVPVLANLPPMHELSIVRKPQQLARQPASQQNPSNRQPSQQSHRPQPFPSRQSRIGTAKPPASQLCDPIF; from the exons ATGAAGAAAGTGCTTATGGACAATGAAAAGGAGGGC TTTCCAATCACAGCTCTGAGAGAGATCAAAATTCTGCAGCAGCTGGAACACAAAAATGTAGTCCAGCTTCAGGAGATCTGTCACACACAAG CGGGGCCTTACAACCGGTATAAAAGCACCTTCTACCTCATCTTTGAGTATTGTGACTATGACCTTGCCGGTCTTTTGAATCATCCCCGTGTGAAATTTTCGCTTGCTGACACCAAGAATATCATGGACCAGCTATTGAATGGACTGTTCTTCATCCACACCCACCGCATCCTGCATCGTGACATGAAAGCTGCTAACATCCTCCTGACGCGAGAGGGGGTGCTGAAGTTGGCAGACTTCGGCCTCTCACGTACCTGTGCCACTGGTTCAAAAGCCAGGCGTCATACCAACAGGGTGGTGACTTTGTGGTATCGTCCACCAGAGCTGTTACTTGGGGAGCGTGACTACGGGCCAGAGATAGACATGTGGGGCGTGGGCTGTATCATGGCAGAGATGTGGATGAAGAAGCCTCTGCTGCAAGGGCGTTCAGAACAGCACCAGTTGAATCTGATCACAGAGCTGTGTGGGTCATTGAGTGAAGAAGTGTGGCCCAGCGTGTCCAAGTTGGAACTGTTCGGAAAAATGGAGCTGCCTCAGGGAAAGTCCCGCAAGGTGAAGGAGAAGATGTTTGAAGTTTTGAAAGACAAGGATGGTGCAGACCTCATTGACCGACTTTTGAGTTTGGACCCCTCCCAGCGCATTGATTGTGACAAAGCTCTTAGTCACGATTTCTTTTGGGTGAATCCCTTACCCAGCACTTCCCTGGTCCCAGTCCTCGCCAACCTTCCCCCTATGCATGAACTGAGCATTGTGCGCAAACCCCAGCAGCTTGCTCGTCAGCCTGCCTCACAGCAGAACCCTTCAAACAGGCAACCTTCCCAACAGTCCCACCGCCCTCAGCCTTTCCCTTCTCGCCAATCCCGCATCGGTACAGCCAAGCCACCAGCCAGTCAGCTGTGCGATCCTATCTTCTGA
- the LOC143289819 gene encoding cyclin-dependent kinase 9-like isoform X1, whose product MAADKYKPFEDGHLPYCAIMAEKYEKLAKIGQGTFGEVYKGRRRNCQGQQLVAMKKVLMDNEKEGFPITALREIKILQQLEHKNVVQLQEICHTQAGPYNRYKSTFYLIFEYCDYDLAGLLNHPRVKFSLADTKNIMDQLLNGLFFIHTHRILHRDMKAANILLTREGVLKLADFGLSRTCATGSKARRHTNRVVTLWYRPPELLLGERDYGPEIDMWGVGCIMAEMWMKKPLLQGRSEQHQLNLITELCGSLSEEVWPSVSKLELFGKMELPQGKSRKVKEKMFEVLKDKDGADLIDRLLSLDPSQRIDCDKALSHDFFWVNPLPSTSLVPVLANLPPMHELSIVRKPQQLARQPASQQNPSNRQPSQQSHRPQPFPSRQSRIGTAKPPASQLCDPIF is encoded by the exons ATGGCTGCGGATAAATACAAACCGTTTGAAGATGGTCATCTGCCATACTGTGCAATAATGGCAGAAAAGTATGAAAAACTAGCAAAAATTGGACAAGGAACATTTGG GGAAGTCTACAAGGGACGCCGAAGAAACTGCCAAGGCCAGCAGCTTGTGGCCATGAAGAAAGTGCTTATGGACAATGAAAAGGAGGGC TTTCCAATCACAGCTCTGAGAGAGATCAAAATTCTGCAGCAGCTGGAACACAAAAATGTAGTCCAGCTTCAGGAGATCTGTCACACACAAG CGGGGCCTTACAACCGGTATAAAAGCACCTTCTACCTCATCTTTGAGTATTGTGACTATGACCTTGCCGGTCTTTTGAATCATCCCCGTGTGAAATTTTCGCTTGCTGACACCAAGAATATCATGGACCAGCTATTGAATGGACTGTTCTTCATCCACACCCACCGCATCCTGCATCGTGACATGAAAGCTGCTAACATCCTCCTGACGCGAGAGGGGGTGCTGAAGTTGGCAGACTTCGGCCTCTCACGTACCTGTGCCACTGGTTCAAAAGCCAGGCGTCATACCAACAGGGTGGTGACTTTGTGGTATCGTCCACCAGAGCTGTTACTTGGGGAGCGTGACTACGGGCCAGAGATAGACATGTGGGGCGTGGGCTGTATCATGGCAGAGATGTGGATGAAGAAGCCTCTGCTGCAAGGGCGTTCAGAACAGCACCAGTTGAATCTGATCACAGAGCTGTGTGGGTCATTGAGTGAAGAAGTGTGGCCCAGCGTGTCCAAGTTGGAACTGTTCGGAAAAATGGAGCTGCCTCAGGGAAAGTCCCGCAAGGTGAAGGAGAAGATGTTTGAAGTTTTGAAAGACAAGGATGGTGCAGACCTCATTGACCGACTTTTGAGTTTGGACCCCTCCCAGCGCATTGATTGTGACAAAGCTCTTAGTCACGATTTCTTTTGGGTGAATCCCTTACCCAGCACTTCCCTGGTCCCAGTCCTCGCCAACCTTCCCCCTATGCATGAACTGAGCATTGTGCGCAAACCCCAGCAGCTTGCTCGTCAGCCTGCCTCACAGCAGAACCCTTCAAACAGGCAACCTTCCCAACAGTCCCACCGCCCTCAGCCTTTCCCTTCTCGCCAATCCCGCATCGGTACAGCCAAGCCACCAGCCAGTCAGCTGTGCGATCCTATCTTCTGA